The genomic stretch ATGCTCCTTGGCAACGAGGTTCAAATGAAAATATCAATGGACTATTAAGATTTTTCTTTCCAAGAGGTACTGATTTCAGAAAAGTCACAAGAGCACAACTTGATGCAGTCCTTGATAAAATTAATAATAGACCTAGAAAATGTTTAGACCTTCTTTCACCTATTGACTATTTTAATCAAAGTGTTGCACTTGGTTTGACAATCTAAGCAGACTGTTGAATACAAAGACGGCAAGAGGATTAAAATTTCAATCCACACCACCCGTGTGGGTGGTGACGCCTTGTTAAATTAGTCAAAAAATCTGCATAATTTATTTCAATCCACACCACCCGTGTGGGTGGTGACTTTTTGCTTTTTTCGTGGTGTAAAAAACTAGTATGAATTTCAATCCACACCACCCATGTGGGTGGTGACCCAGAGTGTCTTATATCATCTTCGCCAACAATCGATTTCAATCCACACCACCCATGTGGGTGGTGACATAGTGACAAAATCTATCACTTCTCTTGTTACGAATTTCAATCCACACCACCCATGTGGGTGGTGACGCTACTATTTTCAACAATATAATCAAGTACACTGTTATTTCAATCCACACCACCCATGTGGGTGGTGACAGCGGTAGCGGTGCAGGTGTCTGCTTGTTGTCAAATTTCAATCCACACCACCCATGTGGGTGGTGACCATATGATGTTATCACTTTGAGAGTTAAAAAGAGTATTTCAATCCACACCACCCATGTGGGTGGTGACTATATTATCACCTCTTATTGTTTAATATCTGTTAAGATTTCAATCCACACCACCCATGTGGGTGGTGACCTCTATCTGTAGTTTCTACAACCTCCATCAGTGGTATTTCAATCCACACCACCCATGTGGGTGGTGACATAATTTATATCATCAATCCGTTAATCAATTAGAATTTCAATCCACACCACCCATGTGGGTGGTGACGACTTCCATGGTCCCCTAGTAGTCTTATCATTTCTAATTTCAATCCACACCACCCATGTGGGTGGTGACATTTTGGGATTGATTGAGTAATACCACTAACAAGCATTTCAATCCACACCACCCATGTGGGTGGTGACAATTATTGTAATCTTGTTCACCAATTTCAAAAGTATTTCAATCCACACCACCCATGTGGGTGGTGACGGTACGTTCGTGGATATTATCAACACTTCGGTAAAATTTCAATCCACACCACCCATGTGGGTGGTGACAAAGAAATCTTCATAATTTGAATAAAGGAGGTTAAAATTTCAATCCACACCACCCATGTGGGTGGTGACCTCTATCTGTAGTTTCTACAACCTCCATCAGTGGTATTTCAATCCACACCACCCATGTGGGTGGTGACCTAAGGCTTTTGATAACGTTGTTGTAATCGTTTTAATTTCAATCCACACCACCCATGTGGGTGGTGACGACTTCCATGGTCCCCTAGTAGTCTTATCATTTCTAATTTCAATCCACACCACCCATGTGGGTGGTGACGGTACGTTCGTGGATATTATCAACACTTCGGTAAAATTTCAATCCACACCACCCATGTGGGTGGTGACCTGATGATATAGGCAGATATTTATACTCGTGCCTTATTTCAATCCACACCACCCATGTGGGTGGTGACAGGCAAAATCAAATAAAACGGTACAGCAGTAAAGGAATTTCAATCCACACCACCCATGTGGGTGGTGACGGATATAAGTCAAGATTTTCAAGCCAATCAAGGTATTTCAATCCACACCACCCATGTGGGTGGTGACAACGGTAGTCCTAGCGTTTCTAAAGTTGACCCTAAATTTCAATCCACACCACCCATGTGGGTGGTGACTGTACACATAAGGTCCACCATTTTGATGCAGATTAAATTTCAATCCACACCACCCATGTGGGTGGTGACGCAATATCCAAAGCACTATCGTCATATGGTAATAATTTCAATCCACACCACCCATGTGGGTGGTGACCAGGATTTCCACCTATCATTCGCCATTCGATTCTGTATTTCAATCCACACCACCCATGTGGGTGGTGACATCAGATTTCAAAGTTTCTATATCAGCAAGAGGTGTTATTTCAATCCACACCACCCATGTGGGTGGTGACAAACCGCGCTAGAAGGTGTTGAATTGTTAATGCTTATTTCAATCCACACCACCCATGTGGGTGGTGACAACAAGTTAGCTGAACCGCTTGAAATTAAAGGTATTTCAATCCACACCACCCATGTGGGTGGTGACAATCGTCCGACTTCATCACGCATAACTGTAGATGGTATTTCAATCCACACCACCCATGTGGGTGGTGACAGGTGAAAGCTGGAAAGAAATTCATCAGCAGTTAGATTTCAATCCACACCACCCATGTGGGTGGTGACCTAAAAAGGGCAGTTGGATAACATTATCAGAGTGGATTTCAATCCACACCACCCATGTGGGTGGTGACGCATTGTTCTTTGTTGCTGTAATGTTCTGCTGTTAAATTTCAATCCACACCACCCATGTGGGTGGTGACTTGTATATTCTTCTTCATTCTTCTTCCCTCTCATTTCAATCCACACCACCCATGTGGGTGGTGACTCGCCTTTCTTTATTTGTTGATTTGATTGTATAATTTCAATCCACACCACCCATGTGGGTGGTGACAAATTACTATGGTATTATAATGATGTCGCAAGAGGATTTCAATCCACACCACCCATGTGGGTGGTGACGAGATACGCAGTTCGTCACTACATCAAGCGAGGTATTTCAATCCACACCACCCATGTGGGTGGTGACAAAATACAAAGAGTGTGTTTCAATCCCATACAAAATTTCAATCCACACCACCCATGTGGGTGGTGACCGTGCCGAAAATATCGTCAAAGGCAAAGTCACCACATTTCAATCCACACCACCCATGTGGGTGGTGACGAAAACAAGCAGAGTTTGTATGCCGATACTTTGAATTTCAATCCACACCACCCATGTGGGTGGTGACGCTACCGAAATAAATGGTATTGTAACTTGTATTGAAATTTCAATCCACACCACCCATGTGGGTGGTGACACTGCCGGGACTGTTCGAAAATGCCGCTTTCACTCATTTCAATCCACACCACCCATGTGGGTGGTGACTGTCATAACTAAAGAAAGCATCGGTATTTGCTCGATTTCAATCCACACCACCCATGTGGGTGGTGACCAACAACTTTACGAGCAATATCATCAGCTGTTAAAATTTCAATCCACACCACCCATGTGGGTGGTGACTAAGTTTATCGGTCAACCCCTTAACAACATTGAAGATTTCAATCCACACCACCCATGTGGGTGGTGACGTGCTTGTGTGTGCACCACGAAATAAATAGTAGATTTCAATCCACACCACCCATGTGGGTGGTGACAAGGACTTCTCGTAGTTGGCACTTCGTAATAAGATTTCAATCCACACCACCCATGTGGGTGGTGACTGGTTTTATTTTCGTAATTTCTATTCGCAGAGGTATTTCAATCCACACCACCCATGTGGGTGGTGACATCATAATATCCTTTGTCTTTATCAAGGTACATAAAATTTCAATCCACACCACCCATGTGGGTGGTGACAAGTTTATATAGCCAATGTGTTTCTTCGATACTTATTTCAATCCACACCACCCATGTGGGTGGTGACCGTGTTTAAGGATATTGCCTTTATCGTTCTTGCCATTTCAATCCACACCACCCATGTGGGTGGTGACCACAGCTGTAACAGAAAGTCCATCTGGTGCCGAAGATTTCAATCCACACCACCCATGTGGGTGGTGACCTTTATCAACACTGCTGTAAAAGCTATTACGATACATTTCAATCCACACCACCCATGTGGGTGGTGACGGACAATACACAGGCTTGACCGACAAGAACGGCAAATTTCAATCCACACCACCCATGTGGGTGGTGACATGGATGACGAATTAAGGGAGCAGTTGCATATGATTTCAATCCACACCACCCATGTGGGTGGTGACTTGTATGTGTGAGGTTGAAAATGGCTATGAGGACATTTCAATCCACACCACCCATGTGGGTGGTGACGAAAGGCGTTAAATACGATAGAGCCGCTATGCTTATTTCAATCCACACCACCCATGTGGGTGGTGACTGAATGACTCGTCGTTCGTCTACACCACAAACAAATTTCAATCCACACCACCCATGTGGGTGGTGACCGATTTTTGTTTTTTTTGAAAATCTCGGAACACGATTTCAATCCACACCACCCATGTGGGTGGTGACTGTTCAAAATAACATTTGTCCTCTGTTCTAATGGATTTCAATCCACACCACCCATGTGGGTGGTGACTGCAGAAGGCATCTATATTGCCTAACGATAATCAATTTCAATCCACACCACCCATGTGGGTGGTGACTCAAAAAAAACAAAAATCGCATAGGAATGGGACGATTTCAATCCACACCACCCATGTGGGTGGTGACATTGTTGCCTAGCACCTCTTTACGCATAACTTGATATTTCAATCCACACCACCCATGTGGGTGGTGACTGAACTAATATAAATTTCCTTTGCTTCCTCTTGATTTCAATCCACACCACCCATGTGGGTGGTGACTCTTCATTTTCTACATTTGCAATGCTTGTTGTTGTATTTCAATCCACACCACCCATGTGGGTGGTGACCAACAAATAAACATTTACCAACTCTTGAACTACCAATTTCAATCCACACCACCCATGTGGGTGGTGACTATGACTGATAAAATCAGAGAACAGGTACACAGTATTTCAATCCACACCACCCATGTGGGTGGTGACTACTTTAGGTCTGAACAATCTTGTATCATTCTAATTTCAATCCACACCACCCATGTGGGTGGTGACAACAGGCTCAGTACCTTTCATACCCTCTAAATAAGATTTCAATCCACACCACCCATGTGGGTGGTGACCTGATGATGATGAGGTTTTAATCGTTGGTGAACCAGTATTTCAATCCACACCACCCATGTGGGTGGTGACGACAATGGTTATCAAGGATTGATAAGACATACTAAATTTCAATCCACACCACCCATGTGGGTGGTGACGTTTTTCGACTTATGCAATAAAAATCAGTACCCTAATTTCAATCCACACCACCCATGTGGGTGGTGACAGCAAAATATAACAAATGTATTTTTATTTAGTTTCCGTTCATTGTAAATTATCACTTTTTTTATTTATGTAATAACCCAATTCTAAATAAAACTTACATCACTATATTTTGTTTTCTTTTTAAATTTAGTGCGAATACCTTAGCATTCTTATGTAAGGTTACTTATCGCACTAAAAAAGCAACACTCCCTCCACATCAACATTGTTGTTATTTACACCAAAATGTTCAACCTTAGTTTTGTAATTATTTCCTAAATAATAGAACCTTATACTGTCTTCATCCTTATCTATTATTTTCACTAATTTTTCCTTAACTTCAAAACATTTTGCTGAATCCATAATACATTCAAAAACTGAATTTTGAACACGCTTTCCGTAATTTACACATTCTTTAGCAACTTTTCTCAAGCGCTTTCTTCCTTCAGGTGTTTCGGTAGATACATCATAAGTAATTAACACTAACATAGTAACACCTACTTCCACATAAATGGTGGATAACCGTCAAGGTCACCTCTTAAATATCTTGCAAGTAAAAGAGCCTGAACATACGGCACAACTCCCCATTGGACTTTTTCATTAAGGAAAGGGTGTTTTATTTCTGTTTGTTTTCTTGTCTGCCATGATTGCAAAAACTTTTTCTTACCCTCATCAGTAAAGATAACTGCACCATTCTCTTTAGTTAAAAAGTCATTCTTAGTGATTATCCTTTTATTTATCATAGTAAGTACAAAACGGTCAGCAAACACAGGTCGAAATTCTTCTATCATATCTAAGGATAGCGAAGTTCTACCTGGTCTGTCCTTATGTAAATATCCGACATAAGGGTCTAGCCCTACAGAATAAAGGGAAGATGTTACCATACTGGTTAGCATAGTATATGCAAAAGAAAGCATTGCATTGACCATATCTGTTGGAGGTCTTCTGTTTCTGCCATGAAAGAAAAAGTCATCTTTCTGTTGCAATATTAAATCATCAAAAACAGAAAAGTACCTTGTTGCAGCTTCACCCTCAACACCACGAATTTCCTCAGTATTTTTACAGTTGGCAATACTATTCATTGAGTTCTTTATTTGCATAGAAACATTCTTTAGTTTTGGAATATCTAAAGAATTAGGGTAATCCCTAGTAGCTCTTTCAATAACCCATCTGGAGTTATACAGTTTTCCAAGTATAATATTTTTGGAAATTTCTGTACAATAGTCCTCATTATCGGAAAGTCTGTACTGAGTTTTTCTCAGCACAACATTACCACAATACGGACCTACAACATTTGCAAGGAATCTACCATTACGAGACATAAAGGAAATGTTAATATTATTTGAAGCACACTTTCCCATTAAAGCCGGACTTACACCGTTGTAACCATAAGTGACAATTGACTCTATGTTGTGGAGAGGTACTCTTGCACATTCTTTTTTGTTTTCAGAAATAACAACATTTTCACCATCAAGGGAAAGATATTTTTCTGTTGAAGTTATATACAATGTATTAAGTAGTTTTTTCATAGTTCATCACCAAGCATTTTAGACATATAGCCTTTTACAGAAGAAATTTTAGTTAATCTAGGCAAACAGATATTTTTCAAGGAACAAGCCCTACAGTTTTTATTCTGCTTAACCTTTGGTGTATATCGTCTGTCATACAGTTGGTGCATTTCTTCAATGTTTTTCACCAATCTTTCCCTAATGTCATCAGTAAAAGGAATTTTCTCTCTGTGTCTTGTTTTACCGTAATAAATATTCAGTTCATCTATTTTGGTACAAAACATATTTTCTAAACACATTGCCTGTGCTGCTACCTGCAAAATATCTGCATCAGAGGTTTTAGGTTCACCGTGTTTATACTCAACCGGTATAATTTTAAAGTAGCCTTCTTTGTTGTGGATTATTGCACCTTCAGAGGAAGGTACAAATTCCACAACATCACAAACGCCATAGATACCAAGTTCATATGAAGAAACCTGCATTCCACGAGAGATAATCACACCGTTTCTGGTTTCAGAGAAGGTATTATCGTGGGCTTTTTGATGCATACTTTCACCACTAACAGTAAGTAAATTTTCCTCCCATTGTTGCTCAATATGTATCAAAGCCCACTGTCTGCGACAATACACAAAGTGTTGAATACCTGAGATACTCAGTACATTGTCATCTTGGTAAATCACTTTATGATGCACTCAACGCCATCAGGTAGTGCATCAGTATCAACTGAAAAGTCATAGTCTGAGAACTGTCTTGGATATTCTACATCATCCTTCTTATGAACTTTGATAGTATCAAACAGTTTATAAGATGGTGCATTACCAAGTTCACTGCTATGTTTAAAAATAACCAGCTTACGAACAGCCATTTTGCCTCTTGCTGCTGCATGGTCAAATTCAAACATATTTAGGATAGCATTCCAAAGTAGTTCTAGGTCATCTTCAGAAAAACCTGTTACCTTTCTGGCTAAATTTGCTGAAATATAACCCTCAGCTTTGTACAAACCATAAGGTACAATAAACTTGTTACCGATAGTATTTGTTTTGTCCTCGGCATCTTTTTCAGTAGTAACTGCACATCTTGTGATAGATACTTCCTGAGGAAGTATTGGGTCAATAGAACGGGCAAAGCTAAACTGAACAGGACCTTTCACCTGACCACAGTTAAGACCGTTTTTTACAAATGTAGTCATTACAGCACCAAAGGTTCTAATATCAAAGAAGTTTTCACACATAAAATCTCTGATTTTACGGTCAATGTCGCCATCTTTCTTCTTAGCTTCCTTGATACTCTTTTCATCAATGTTAAAGTTATCAAAGGCTGTTTTATCCTTTGCATTTAGTGTTACACCACTTTTAATATAGATGTTATAGCCTTTTTCATCTTCTTTAACTACATCAACATAGTTACGAATTTTTCTCTTAATACAAACATCGGTAACAATGCCGTGACCTGTTTCCGGATCAACTCTTGGCATATTACCTGCATCAGGGTCACCGTTAGGGTTACCGTTTTCAACATCAAAGTAAACTGCAAAATCGTACTTATTCTTAATTACATCAGCCATTATTCTTTATCCTCCTTGCCGGTAAATCTTTCTTGTGTTCTTTGGTAATATCCAAGCTGGAACATACCCTTTTCATCAAGTTTTAATCTATTAGGGAATTTATCCCCTAGCTTAGACATTGTTTCTGTCAACATTTTCTGACAGTTAACTTTAGCACCAACATTAGAAATTTTCTTAATGTGGTTTTGAGCAAGGTCTATTAGTATTGGGAATACTCTTGATGGTGTAGAACTTGCTGCTGTAAAGTATCTATCACGAATAGTTGATTTAATGCCTGGGTTTGCAGTGTTCTGAATCTCCTCAAGATTAGAGAACAATACGCCCAACAAATATGCCTTGTTGTTACTGTTTTCGTTGTAATCCACAGTTATTTCCTCCTTATATTTTGAGTCATAATTTTTGAGTAAATAAGCCTTTAGTACAGAAGCCTTTACCCAGTTAATATTTTGTTCGGCAGAAATTCTACCTAAAATACCGTAATACAATGTACTAGGGTAATTGTAGTCATTGATTATAGAATTTAGCACATCACCTGCAAGATGAGGTTTGCACTTTTTATCCCTTGACTTTTTGTTAACTGTCTCACCTAAAATACGCCATAGTGGAATATAATCAAACTTTTCAAAACCGGGCTTGACCATTTCCATTCTCTGCTGATTTTTCAAAAGATTTTCCATTACCTTACCAAAGGTATTTTGGATAAAAAATCTAACAGAAAGTCTTGCTGAGTTTGGTGAGATACCTAAGATATAAAAGTTGTTACTAGGATTAAGTGGAATACCCTCCCACTTAACTTCATTACCGTTAACAATGCTTACAATAGTATCGTGAAGATCCTTCTGCTTAACCTCATCATCACTATTAAAGATACCGGCAAAAACATCTTGATAGGCACTTTCACCATCTTCTGTCCAACAGACAACAGTTGTATCACCTGCAAAAATTCTATGGTCATTATCACTTACCAATTTATTTAGTGCTGAGGTATACGCAAAAGCTGCATACTCACTAACAGGAGCATTGTAACCATTTTCTTTACCGTAAGAGTCAAAAGCAGTTGCATTAAAAGAAACTAACGAAGCACCTGCTGCTTGAGCACCACGAATACCCTTAATAACAGGATGTAGCTTTGCAATATGGTCATCCTTACCTGTTACCAAACAAATACCCTTTGGTGCATTTGAATGTTCATAGTAACTGTTCCAACTTTCACATATAGCTTTAGAATCTGTCGGAAACTTTCCCAATGGCATTAAAAGTAAGTTTGCACCTTTATTTAGAATGTCATCAATTGTATTTTCGGTACAGTTTAGATTTGTAAGTAGGTCTGATAAGTTTTCAAATTCACTATAATCTTTCTGCAAAAACTTCTTGATTACAGAAGAAAATTCATCATCAGTATTTTCAAGCACTTTATTACCGACATTTCTAAAGCAATCAAAACATTGCTTTGCTCTATCAGGTTTGTTTGAATTATCATAACCAAATACATAAGTTACATTGTCATATAAAAAACCTACTGACCTTTTTACCGGCATAGGTAAGCTAATAAGTGACGGTATTTCTTTGTTGCCTTTAGGTGCGTTAGTTTTTAGGTGGATAATTTCATCCACATTGCCATCTTCGTCCAATGAAATACCATAAGATATTTTCACAGGATTCCAACCTAACTTCTCAATCTCACCTTTATCAGCCCAAGCCTCATATAGCTTAACTAAGGATTGTAAAAGCATTACCTATACACCTCACAATCATTAAGGTCAAGAACACCGTTCTTTAGAACTGCATTAAAGAAAGTTGGTGTGATTTCTCCATCATGGGAATATTCCATATCGTATAGCATAAGTCCTAATTCTTTAGTTTCGTTAGGGTATGCAGTAGGGATATAATTACACTCCCACTTTCTAAAATTCACCGGAAATTCTCTACAACCAAAGTAAGGTTGGTTGTAGCATTGTCCCTTTTCTATTCTTCTGCGAATAATATCCTGAAATTTGCCCGGATTGTCACTAGGATTTGCCTTATCAGTCATATCAAAATGGGCCTCAATAACATAGTGAACATCCTTTAGTACAAGTGCTGCTCTTTGCTGAATATCAGACTGTGCATCTATATAAAGTTCAGACTTTTTACCTAACATTGCACTCTTAACATTTCTTGCAGAAATTTTACTTTTTACTTCATTTCTGCGAATATTAGTATGCTTAATAGGACTTAGTACATAGATTTTGTCTGGGTGCCATTTCATACCCGGATGCCAATAGATTGAATCAAGAATACCCCTTGCTGCTGATGGTGTCATAACATCATAGGTCATTCTCTCTGTCTTTAGTTCAGGTCTGTTAAAGGCTGCATATTCACCAAACACTTCTAGCATAATACTCATGATACATTCCTCCTTTCTGTATATTAAATCATCAATGCATTACCTAGGTTTTCATCAGGCAATGCTATGCCAATATTTTCATTATAATAATCCGGATTTGTCATAACATAAAAATCATTATCTATAATTTCTATTGCAGACACATCATCAAGTTGCTGATATTCATTATCATAAAGATTAACTGCATACTGACCTAGCTTTCTTAATAAGCCTTTACTATAATTATGATTTCTCAGTTCAGTAATTAACGGTCTGCTATCTTCATTGTCAATATAAACCGTCTTTGCATTGTCTTCTATTAACTTAAAATCATCAGATACAGTCTTGAAATCAAATACATTACAACTTTTGATAATATTCTTAATATCAAAGGTATTGTTCTTTACACCCTTACCTAAGTAATACAGTTCACCGAAATAATCTTTTATTGCCTCGGCAGTATAAATTTTGCCACCGTATTTTTTGAGAACTTTCCTTGTTACACCAATGTTCTTCTCTTGTAATCGCAAAATTTTATCAGTATCAAAAATATGAACTATACTTTCTTCCTTACTTCTTTTATTCTCACGGTTACATCTGCCACCGGCTTGTAAAATTGAATCAACACCTGCTATAGCACGGTAAACAGTCTTAAAGTCAAGGTCAACACCTGCCTCAATTAAGCTGGTAGAAATCACTCTACAAGGTAGTCCTTTAGCAAGTCTTCCTCTGATTTCCTTTAACTGAGCTTTTCTGTGTTTAGGGTACTTATGAGTTGTTAAACAGAAATTGCCTTCATCTTCACCAAGAAGATTAAACAAAGAATCTGCATGAGATTTTTTGTTTACAATACAGAGTACTTGGTCTTGTGACCTTAGTTGTTCTACAAGTTCATCATCTTCAAGTTTTCCATCATAAACAAATTCTACTCTTCTAAACTCTTCAAAATACTTTTCTTGATTATCACTACAAATTTCAGGAATAGTATAGCCATCAATATTTTTTATCTTACTAAAAAAGTAATCCAAGTTAGGCTGAGTTGCAGTACACAAAACTGCAGTTGCGTTATAATTTTCTGTTAGCTGATTTATAGCATTTATACAAGGTTCTATAAAGTCACTTGGAATCATCTGAGCTTCATCAAAGATAATAATACTGTTTACAATGTTATGTAACTTTCTATTTCTTGATGGTTTGTTGCTATACAGTGATTCAAAGAATTGAACTGAAGTAGTGACAATAACAGGTGCATCCCAATTTTCACAAGCCAGTTGTTTTTTCTTAATAATCTTACTTGTATCATCACCAAAATCTACATTAGAATGATGTTCAATTACATTTTCTTCACCTAAAACATTTTTAAATACTTCAGCATTCTGTTCAATAATACTTGTATATGGAATAACATAGATAATTCTATCCCTTTTATGTTCTTCTTGTACTGCATAATTTAGTGCAAAAGCTAAGGAAGAAATTGTTTTTCCTCCACCGGTAGGTACAGTTAATGTTAAAAGATTTTCGTTAATATTCTTAGCATTGATACATTGCTTTTGAATTTCAGTTCTAAGAATATTTAGCTTTGACTTTGGTTCTCCCCACTTTGCTATATACTGATTTAGCCTTTCCAGCAAGGTAGGAATTGTATCATATACACCTCTATCTACATTATCATCAATCATAAAATTTTCGGTACAAATATAGTCAGCATCTACTAAGCAAGAAAAAAGCATATGAATAAGGAAACTTCTTGAATATTCATCCTTAGGTAATTTTTCTGTAACTGCATATTTCTGTAAATCTACTAATTCCTTTTCCCATTGGGAATAATCAGAAATTGAATTGTTATTTACTTTTCCAAATAATGTACCTGACTTATCACCATCTGTTTTACTGCCTAAATTAGGAATACCGGCATGATGACCTGCAATACAAAATGCACTCATTATTGCTCTATACTTTCTAAATGCAAGTTGTGTTCCTGCTGTAGAATGGTCAACTGTATTATCCATTCCTCTAATTCTCTGTTGAAATTCTTTACTATACTTTCCTATATCGTGAATAAGACCAACAAAATACATTAAGTCACCGTAATCAAAGGGTTCTGCAAATAACTTTGCCATT from Ruminococcus bovis encodes the following:
- the cas2 gene encoding CRISPR-associated endonuclease Cas2; translation: MLVLITYDVSTETPEGRKRLRKVAKECVNYGKRVQNSVFECIMDSAKCFEVKEKLVKIIDKDEDSIRFYYLGNNYKTKVEHFGVNNNNVDVEGVLLF
- the cas1c gene encoding type I-C CRISPR-associated endonuclease Cas1c produces the protein MKKLLNTLYITSTEKYLSLDGENVVISENKKECARVPLHNIESIVTYGYNGVSPALMGKCASNNINISFMSRNGRFLANVVGPYCGNVVLRKTQYRLSDNEDYCTEISKNIILGKLYNSRWVIERATRDYPNSLDIPKLKNVSMQIKNSMNSIANCKNTEEIRGVEGEAATRYFSVFDDLILQQKDDFFFHGRNRRPPTDMVNAMLSFAYTMLTSMVTSSLYSVGLDPYVGYLHKDRPGRTSLSLDMIEEFRPVFADRFVLTMINKRIITKNDFLTKENGAVIFTDEGKKKFLQSWQTRKQTEIKHPFLNEKVQWGVVPYVQALLLARYLRGDLDGYPPFMWK
- the cas4 gene encoding CRISPR-associated protein Cas4, with translation MIYQDDNVLSISGIQHFVYCRRQWALIHIEQQWEENLLTVSGESMHQKAHDNTFSETRNGVIISRGMQVSSYELGIYGVCDVVEFVPSSEGAIIHNKEGYFKIIPVEYKHGEPKTSDADILQVAAQAMCLENMFCTKIDELNIYYGKTRHREKIPFTDDIRERLVKNIEEMHQLYDRRYTPKVKQNKNCRACSLKNICLPRLTKISSVKGYMSKMLGDEL
- the cas7c gene encoding type I-C CRISPR-associated protein Cas7/Csd2 codes for the protein MADVIKNKYDFAVYFDVENGNPNGDPDAGNMPRVDPETGHGIVTDVCIKRKIRNYVDVVKEDEKGYNIYIKSGVTLNAKDKTAFDNFNIDEKSIKEAKKKDGDIDRKIRDFMCENFFDIRTFGAVMTTFVKNGLNCGQVKGPVQFSFARSIDPILPQEVSITRCAVTTEKDAEDKTNTIGNKFIVPYGLYKAEGYISANLARKVTGFSEDDLELLWNAILNMFEFDHAAARGKMAVRKLVIFKHSSELGNAPSYKLFDTIKVHKKDDVEYPRQFSDYDFSVDTDALPDGVECIIK
- the cas8c gene encoding type I-C CRISPR-associated protein Cas8c/Csd1, whose amino-acid sequence is MLLQSLVKLYEAWADKGEIEKLGWNPVKISYGISLDEDGNVDEIIHLKTNAPKGNKEIPSLISLPMPVKRSVGFLYDNVTYVFGYDNSNKPDRAKQCFDCFRNVGNKVLENTDDEFSSVIKKFLQKDYSEFENLSDLLTNLNCTENTIDDILNKGANLLLMPLGKFPTDSKAICESWNSYYEHSNAPKGICLVTGKDDHIAKLHPVIKGIRGAQAAGASLVSFNATAFDSYGKENGYNAPVSEYAAFAYTSALNKLVSDNDHRIFAGDTTVVCWTEDGESAYQDVFAGIFNSDDEVKQKDLHDTIVSIVNGNEVKWEGIPLNPSNNFYILGISPNSARLSVRFFIQNTFGKVMENLLKNQQRMEMVKPGFEKFDYIPLWRILGETVNKKSRDKKCKPHLAGDVLNSIINDYNYPSTLYYGILGRISAEQNINWVKASVLKAYLLKNYDSKYKEEITVDYNENSNNKAYLLGVLFSNLEEIQNTANPGIKSTIRDRYFTAASSTPSRVFPILIDLAQNHIKKISNVGAKVNCQKMLTETMSKLGDKFPNRLKLDEKGMFQLGYYQRTQERFTGKEDKE
- the cas5c gene encoding type I-C CRISPR-associated protein Cas5c, with the protein product MSIMLEVFGEYAAFNRPELKTERMTYDVMTPSAARGILDSIYWHPGMKWHPDKIYVLSPIKHTNIRRNEVKSKISARNVKSAMLGKKSELYIDAQSDIQQRAALVLKDVHYVIEAHFDMTDKANPSDNPGKFQDIIRRRIEKGQCYNQPYFGCREFPVNFRKWECNYIPTAYPNETKELGLMLYDMEYSHDGEITPTFFNAVLKNGVLDLNDCEVYR
- the cas3 gene encoding CRISPR-associated helicase Cas3'; its protein translation is MDYLAHKRNETDGKEELLIDHLTVTAEMAKLFAEPFDYGDLMYFVGLIHDIGKYSKEFQQRIRGMDNTVDHSTAGTQLAFRKYRAIMSAFCIAGHHAGIPNLGSKTDGDKSGTLFGKVNNNSISDYSQWEKELVDLQKYAVTEKLPKDEYSRSFLIHMLFSCLVDADYICTENFMIDDNVDRGVYDTIPTLLERLNQYIAKWGEPKSKLNILRTEIQKQCINAKNINENLLTLTVPTGGGKTISSLAFALNYAVQEEHKRDRIIYVIPYTSIIEQNAEVFKNVLGEENVIEHHSNVDFGDDTSKIIKKKQLACENWDAPVIVTTSVQFFESLYSNKPSRNRKLHNIVNSIIIFDEAQMIPSDFIEPCINAINQLTENYNATAVLCTATQPNLDYFFSKIKNIDGYTIPEICSDNQEKYFEEFRRVEFVYDGKLEDDELVEQLRSQDQVLCIVNKKSHADSLFNLLGEDEGNFCLTTHKYPKHRKAQLKEIRGRLAKGLPCRVISTSLIEAGVDLDFKTVYRAIAGVDSILQAGGRCNRENKRSKEESIVHIFDTDKILRLQEKNIGVTRKVLKKYGGKIYTAEAIKDYFGELYYLGKGVKNNTFDIKNIIKSCNVFDFKTVSDDFKLIEDNAKTVYIDNEDSRPLITELRNHNYSKGLLRKLGQYAVNLYDNEYQQLDDVSAIEIIDNDFYVMTNPDYYNENIGIALPDENLGNALMI